The Acaryochloris sp. CCMEE 5410 genome includes the window CGTTTACAAGTACGATAGATTTGCTGAATTAAACTGGATGAGCTGTTAAAAGATTGGTTGGACTCGAAAAGCGCTAGCAGATTGATCTTGCATAGAGCCTCAATAAGAGCGAAGTCTGAACGAATGTCAGGCAAGAAGGGAATTGCGCCATCCTCCATCAGTTTTTCCCAGCGCTGGCGGCTTCGGTTCTGGGCAGCAGTTTGGTGATTGATCAACCACCAGCGTTCGAGGGAAGGAATTAGGGATCGATTCGTAAACAGAAGGGCTTTAACGACATCGGGGGTCCAGTAGTCTGTTCGATGTAATCCAGGAAGTCGGTGTAGGAGGAACGCTTTATCACAGCTCCACCGTTCTGCGAGAGTTGCACTCCACCTAGATTTAATGTGAATGGCTTGGGAAAGTGTAATATCCTTGGCATTAAATATTGCCTGTGCATCGGTGGTTAGGATCTGATCGCGAATTTCAGAAGCTTCTTCTTTTAAGCTGGTGACTTGAGGAAGATCAACAATGGTTACTCGATGCCCAGCTTCTTGGAGAGCAAGTCTAAGGCAGTCCCAGGTATGCTTTCTCTCATAGTTGATGGATGCAGCCAGAATATTGTGTGTGGAAAGGTGAGGATCGTTATAGGTTTTGAGTAGTTTATTGATCCACTCTTTGACTGTAGACTCCCGATCCGATCCTTGTAAGGCGGCGAAGGCATCGGCTCTGAGATAATCCGTCATCCATTGTTGGAGGCGACGGGGGAGGACTGAACGAGTCCCTTCATCTTCTGTGTGCGTGTATCGCTTACACCAGACCGCTATTTCTTTCAAGGCTCTGACCCGCTGCATCATTTGGGTCATGCTGGAAATTGGCAACACACCGAAAAAGAGACCAAATCCCTTGTAGAAGAAGTTCTGAATGCCTACATTTAAACCACTTTCTGCTGTTGGTGAGTAGATCAAGACTCGGGGTTGAGTTTCTTCTAGATAAAAGTCAGGGTCTTTTAGAAACTGCTTTACCTCTTTATTCGGAGAGGTTTTAGAGTCAACCCGAAGGGTTGAATAGCCTCGCTGTTGAAACAGTGATTCTGCAATCTGACATTGCCGTTGAGAGTCCGAAAACAAAACGATTGAACGCGGGGTATTAGATGGAGCTAAATCTAAGGCGGCCAACGTGTCAAATGCTAACTGTAGAACTGGTGAACGTTCGTCAATCGTGTTTCCTTCGGCGGTAATCGTATTCCCCAATAGCTCAATATGCAGTTGTTGCCGCTGATAGGTGTTGAGGATTTTACGGCATGTCCCTACCTCTCTCAATTGCGCGAGATAGTCCACGACGACATCAGTATTGTTACCGTCCATTGGTAGTACAAGTTTTGCTCGTTGGATTGCAGCTTTAAGCTTTGCCAGACATTTATCTCTTTTGCCAGTGAGGGTACCAGACATCAACCCGTGGAGGACAACACTAAGGCTTTCATCTAAGATGACGATTTTCCCGTCAAAATCCTTGTCTTCAAAGCGAGTCAAGGAATCTAAGCAACAGGCGATTCTGGATTGGGGATCTGGGATAAGGGGTTGGGCAGAATCGGAATGTAGGTGATAGAATCCCGGCCAACGTTCACAGGACTGGAGTAGAAGGGAGTTCCGGTATCCAATTGCTACGGCACCGTCTGAAATCTGGCTGAAGTAGTTTTTTAGCCATTCCGTTTTCCCAGTCCCCATGCCTGATTTAATCGCAACGATGTCAGCTCCATCTAGATCTGCCGGTTGCAGATTCAGAAATTGTTCATGAATCGTTTGAGTGGGCGTAAATTGCCGTGATTTTTTCCAAATCTTTAGGGATTGTTGCTCATACTGATGCTGCCATTGATCGTCAATGATGGCTTTACTCATCGCCAGGTAAGTGCTGGGTGTGAGCAGCCTGATTTGTTGTTGTTTATCGAGGTCTAATTCATCAATATCGCTATCATCATCGTAGGAATGTTGGTCCCACCAAGCGATACTTAGCGAATACCCCCAGCCTTGTAGAAGAGATGCCGTTTTAGCGATCGCAATATAAACCGACCGATTGGAACTATCACCGGCATCTGGATAGAGGATGATTTGCTCAGGCTGTAGCACCTCTAGGGTCTCTTTCACCGCTTCAGGGCTAGAGGCAAAGTTAAACCCCGTCGCGCCGATAAAGGTTATCCCCATTTGCTGGCTAGCGAGATAGGGTTTGAGGGCAACGCTATCAACTAAGCCAATAGTTTTAGAGTCAGTTCTATGAACGGCGATGGGGGATTCTCCCGTTGGGAGCTGCGGCCCGCTGCCGGGGATGGGTAATTTATCTGAACTGGAGCTAACCCAAAAGTAACCGCCCCCAAAGTTAGGGCGAATTTGCACACCGGTGATCTGACCATGGACGTTGGGAACTGCGATCGCAAGTCCCTGATAATATCGCCGCAATAATCCAGTGGATGGATCTACCCCTGGGAGATTGAGTGGGAGCAAGGGGAGTTTGGCGTTGTCCTGCCAGGTCCAGAATAGGTGTTTCTCAACGGCCTGATGTATTTGATTATTCGACAGACCCCGATGCTCTATGAGGTGTTGGCGTTGTTGCGACCCTAGCCCTGCACTAGCAGCAATACGATGGAATTGATAGTCTCGCTCTTCGATACTGGGAAGTTGAGATAGCCGTTGAGCCCGTTCAGCAGCTAGTTGTCTCTCTCGGGCTAAGCGTTCCTGTTCTTGCTCTTGAGTTGGATTGGAACGCTGGCTATGGGCCTCGGCGGTGATGTACTTTCCAAATCCGTGAGTGTCGAAACCGTCAAATCGGTACTCTCCTGAGTGATTCTCAGGGCCACGACAAAAATAGGTTCCTGAACTTGACTTTCGACAATCTGGCTTGCCGCGAGAGCCATTGCAAATGGGGCAAAGGTCGCCAAGTTTGTTCTTGTAGTAGTGAAAGCTAGACATAACCTAACTCCCACTTATCAGAGTGGATGCAAGATGAATTCATTGAACAACTCCCATATTGTGCTTTGACTATGTGTCGGAGGGGAGTTGTGAAAATATTTTGAGCACACTCTTGAAATGTTATCAAGAGTAGTCTAAAATTTAGGCACAACGAAACCGGGACACCCATCGCGCTGCTAATGCTTTAGGCTCCCACCCTTCGACAAATAAATTGTTTGAACGGCTTCTTCCCCCGACTGTGACAGGTAAGGGGGTTTAGTCGTTTATGGGCTTCTTTTTACCTCCTTTTTTAGCTGTTTGTATTAGGGTTGAAAATACACCGAAATGCTTGATCGATCAAGGGTTTAGCGTATTTTGTAACCGTAAAGTCTACGGTCTCTCCTCTTAGAGAGACATGAAGATATGTCACAGCCTTCTTTCTCCTTGGGCTGGCATGGATCGGTCTCAATGGTATAGATAGCAGAAACCTGGACCGATTCTTACACGAGCCCTCAAGGGTTTAATCATGGTTCATTGATACCGCAATCCTACAACAAACTTTTTGAATGATCAAAGTGCGATCGCTAGAACTGTGATTTAAATTCTTTTTGCCTGCCGCTTTGTTGCTGTCGTCCAGGCTAGAACTGCATCAGTACAACGTTCTGGATTAGGCTCACAGCAAATGCATTGACATTCAAGACGATCTAGCAAGATAAATAAAGAGGGGTCTGGGAGTCCAATGATTACGACTGACTCGCTCGCATCGGCAGTTCCAATAACGCAGCTTTCAATGGTTTGTCTAAGAGTCTCAAAGTGAAAGTCTTCTAAGGTTGTGTGGAATGCAAGTGTACTTTTGGTATTCCCCGGTATGCTTTTTGGCCATTCTTTGGCATTGTTGGGAAAATTGATCAGCAGGGCAATCTCATCAGGAAGAATTTTTCGGAATTTCAGAGCTGAGCTGTCGCCGCAAAATAATCTGTGGTATCTACCGATGCTCCAAATCTCTCCTTTACGCACCTGTTTGAATCGACTAACTTTCTGAGTTGTCTTAGTTTTCTTCTTCGTTTCGACCTTTCTTTGTCGTTTACCTGTTTTGGGCTTGGCAAGGGGTGGAGTAGGGACACTCACCACTTCTTCAGCAGCATCTTTATGGATTTCAATCAGTTCACGAGCTATTCTTTTACCCACATACTCGGATTGAGCCATCTCCAATGCTTCTTGTCGTGCCTCTTCAGGGACAGAAGGGGCTGAGAGCAGGTAAAGTGCAGATTTTGCTATTTCTAGTTCCGAGAAATTTGCATCATGGAAGCACCTCGCTACCCGCATAAAATTATCGGCAGTGCGTGCTGACATCTCGAATTCAGCATCGATCCAGTCCATGAAATAGCCATG containing:
- a CDS encoding plasmid replication protein, CyRepA1 family produces the protein MSSFHYYKNKLGDLCPICNGSRGKPDCRKSSSGTYFCRGPENHSGEYRFDGFDTHGFGKYITAEAHSQRSNPTQEQEQERLARERQLAAERAQRLSQLPSIEERDYQFHRIAASAGLGSQQRQHLIEHRGLSNNQIHQAVEKHLFWTWQDNAKLPLLPLNLPGVDPSTGLLRRYYQGLAIAVPNVHGQITGVQIRPNFGGGYFWVSSSSDKLPIPGSGPQLPTGESPIAVHRTDSKTIGLVDSVALKPYLASQQMGITFIGATGFNFASSPEAVKETLEVLQPEQIILYPDAGDSSNRSVYIAIAKTASLLQGWGYSLSIAWWDQHSYDDDSDIDELDLDKQQQIRLLTPSTYLAMSKAIIDDQWQHQYEQQSLKIWKKSRQFTPTQTIHEQFLNLQPADLDGADIVAIKSGMGTGKTEWLKNYFSQISDGAVAIGYRNSLLLQSCERWPGFYHLHSDSAQPLIPDPQSRIACCLDSLTRFEDKDFDGKIVILDESLSVVLHGLMSGTLTGKRDKCLAKLKAAIQRAKLVLPMDGNNTDVVVDYLAQLREVGTCRKILNTYQRQQLHIELLGNTITAEGNTIDERSPVLQLAFDTLAALDLAPSNTPRSIVLFSDSQRQCQIAESLFQQRGYSTLRVDSKTSPNKEVKQFLKDPDFYLEETQPRVLIYSPTAESGLNVGIQNFFYKGFGLFFGVLPISSMTQMMQRVRALKEIAVWCKRYTHTEDEGTRSVLPRRLQQWMTDYLRADAFAALQGSDRESTVKEWINKLLKTYNDPHLSTHNILAASINYERKHTWDCLRLALQEAGHRVTIVDLPQVTSLKEEASEIRDQILTTDAQAIFNAKDITLSQAIHIKSRWSATLAERWSCDKAFLLHRLPGLHRTDYWTPDVVKALLFTNRSLIPSLERWWLINHQTAAQNRSRQRWEKLMEDGAIPFLPDIRSDFALIEALCKINLLALFESNQSFNSSSSLIQQIYRTCKRREIVTALKRTVGKQKPMEFLGRLAKLIGGKTEVEQNWQRNSERGKRRYYFISPDNIELNHVLLECIETRFQQYMEAPECTENKGIEVATPATQKCIIISRGVAKTKIENTQKPSLITLPVSNLNLPDISPGALVKRCGDQVVFRVRKIVNEFAWLSWVGQPVDLVDIPCPLQNLEPIQSSVNISSA
- a CDS encoding DUF3102 domain-containing protein — encoded protein: MPNLRASSFDYSQLDAELSERLKQETNKIKDLLSATIDNIVKIGISLIEVKGQLAHGYFMDWIDAEFEMSARTADNFMRVARCFHDANFSELEIAKSALYLLSAPSVPEEARQEALEMAQSEYVGKRIARELIEIHKDAAEEVVSVPTPPLAKPKTGKRQRKVETKKKTKTTQKVSRFKQVRKGEIWSIGRYHRLFCGDSSALKFRKILPDEIALLINFPNNAKEWPKSIPGNTKSTLAFHTTLEDFHFETLRQTIESCVIGTADASESVVIIGLPDPSLFILLDRLECQCICCEPNPERCTDAVLAWTTATKRQAKRI